Proteins encoded by one window of Luteimonas yindakuii:
- a CDS encoding glutathione binding-like protein codes for MIDLFYWPTPNGHKITLFLEESGLDYTLHPVDIGRGAQFEDAFLAISPNNKMPAIIDRAPSDGGERITVFESGAILQYLAEKTGRFLPTALRERVTTIEWLMWQMAGLGPMTGQYGHFNVYAPEKIDYAIERYTREVERLLGVLDRRLQGRAFIVGDDYTIADMAAYPWIDVYDRAPIDLAPFAEVRRWHASIAERPATQRAYALATEVNPNAGQPMSDEEKNVLFGKR; via the coding sequence ATGATCGACCTCTTCTACTGGCCCACCCCCAACGGCCACAAGATCACCCTGTTCCTCGAGGAGAGCGGCCTCGACTACACGCTGCATCCGGTCGATATCGGCCGCGGCGCGCAGTTCGAGGACGCCTTCCTGGCGATCTCGCCCAACAACAAGATGCCCGCGATCATCGACCGCGCTCCGTCCGACGGCGGCGAGCGGATCACGGTGTTCGAATCCGGCGCGATCCTGCAGTACCTGGCGGAAAAGACCGGCCGCTTCCTGCCCACCGCCCTGCGCGAACGCGTCACCACGATCGAATGGCTGATGTGGCAGATGGCCGGTCTTGGGCCGATGACCGGCCAGTACGGCCACTTCAACGTGTACGCGCCGGAGAAGATCGACTACGCGATCGAGCGCTACACGCGCGAGGTGGAGCGCCTGCTCGGCGTGCTCGACCGCCGGCTGCAGGGCCGCGCGTTCATCGTCGGCGACGACTACACCATCGCCGACATGGCCGCCTATCCGTGGATCGACGTCTACGACAGGGCGCCGATCGATCTCGCCCCGTTCGCCGAGGTGCGTCGCTGGCATGCCTCGATCGCCGAACGTCCGGCCACGCAGCGCGCCTATGCGCTGGCGACGGAGGTCAACCCGAATGCCGGGCAGCCGATGAGCGACGAGGAAAAGAACGTGCTGTTCGGCAAGCGCTGA
- the fabG gene encoding 3-oxoacyl-ACP reductase FabG encodes MTTSTAATTPPRRALVTGGSGDIGGAICRRLAADGFHVLVHANANIARAEAVVATIHEAGGNAQAIAFDVADGDATRAALEPLLEAGAIQVVVNNAGIHDDAPMAGMTDARWKRVVDVSLHGFFHVTQPLLLPMARTRWGRIVSVSSVAAVLGNRGQTNYAAAKAGLHGASRSLAREMASRGITVNVVAPGVIAGAMAEGSFDPATIRQLVPAARAGQPDEVAALVAFLCRDEAGYINGQVIGINGGMG; translated from the coding sequence ATGACGACATCAACCGCAGCGACAACTCCGCCACGCCGTGCCCTGGTCACCGGCGGCAGCGGCGATATCGGCGGCGCGATCTGCCGCCGCCTGGCCGCCGACGGCTTCCATGTGCTGGTGCACGCCAACGCCAACATCGCCCGCGCCGAAGCCGTGGTGGCCACGATCCATGAGGCCGGCGGCAATGCCCAGGCGATCGCATTCGACGTCGCCGATGGCGATGCCACCCGCGCCGCGCTGGAACCGCTGCTCGAGGCGGGCGCGATCCAGGTCGTGGTCAACAACGCCGGCATCCACGACGACGCGCCGATGGCCGGCATGACCGATGCCCGGTGGAAGCGGGTGGTCGACGTGTCCCTGCACGGCTTCTTCCACGTCACCCAGCCGTTGCTGCTGCCGATGGCGCGCACCCGCTGGGGGCGGATCGTCAGCGTCTCCAGCGTGGCCGCGGTGCTCGGCAATCGCGGCCAGACGAACTACGCCGCGGCCAAGGCCGGCCTGCATGGCGCCAGCCGCTCACTGGCGCGCGAGATGGCCAGCCGCGGCATCACCGTCAATGTGGTCGCGCCCGGGGTCATCGCCGGGGCGATGGCCGAGGGCAGTTTCGATCCCGCCACGATCCGCCAACTGGTGCCCGCCGCGCGTGCCGGCCAGCCGGACGAGGTCGCCGCGCTGGTCGCGTTCCTGTGCCGCGACGAGGCCGGCTACATCAACGGCCAGGTGATCGGCATCAACGGCGGCATGGGCTGA
- a CDS encoding NAD(P)/FAD-dependent oxidoreductase translates to MDGAASTPDVLVLGGGLAGLTVALQLRQQHPALAITVVERRQHPLREAAHKVGESTVEIGAYYFADVLGLREHLDQAQIRKFGFRFFFSEGRSDIDHCTELGVSQLLPTPSWQIDRGRFENFLGERARAAGIEFLDGAVVRALDMDEGGARHAVTVEHAGASRRFDARWVVDASGRAGLLKRKFGLARANAHNANAVWWRVDGVVDPNEWSDDPAWLARCTPPDRWRSTNHMCGPGYWFWLIPLASGAHSLGIVCDADMHPLETMNTHAKAMDWLREHQPRVAESLDREQHTLQDFLFLRHFSYDCTQVFSADRWAITGEAGLFLDPFYSPGSDFIAIANTYICDLVAKDLAGEPFAPYAEIYQQMYFSFYANTLTLYQDQYALFGDAQVMPVKVIWDYTYYWSLLAPLFFSGRLTDLRTIGRLRPVFATASALNLAMQPLLRTWGERNLAVEEPATRLLDQARIDWFHALNGALGESPTLDDDAFVAALEANVERMRVLAAEILDRARDMHAEIDANGLEALVAGARGPALLAPHWYGEAVAA, encoded by the coding sequence ATGGACGGAGCCGCCTCCACCCCCGACGTGCTCGTGCTGGGCGGCGGCCTTGCCGGGCTCACCGTCGCCCTGCAGCTGCGCCAGCAGCATCCCGCCCTGGCCATCACCGTGGTGGAGCGTCGCCAGCACCCGTTGCGCGAAGCCGCGCACAAGGTCGGCGAATCGACGGTGGAGATCGGCGCCTACTACTTCGCCGACGTGCTCGGCCTGCGCGAACATCTCGACCAGGCGCAGATCCGCAAGTTCGGCTTCCGCTTCTTCTTCTCCGAAGGCCGCAGCGACATCGACCACTGCACCGAACTGGGCGTCAGCCAGTTGCTGCCGACGCCGTCGTGGCAGATCGATCGCGGCCGTTTCGAGAACTTCCTCGGCGAACGCGCGCGCGCGGCGGGCATCGAATTCCTCGACGGCGCGGTGGTGCGCGCACTCGACATGGACGAGGGTGGCGCGCGCCATGCGGTCACCGTGGAACATGCGGGCGCCAGCCGTCGCTTCGATGCGCGCTGGGTGGTGGACGCCAGCGGCCGCGCCGGCCTGCTCAAGCGCAAATTCGGCCTCGCGCGTGCCAACGCGCACAACGCCAATGCGGTGTGGTGGCGCGTCGATGGCGTGGTCGATCCCAACGAGTGGTCCGACGACCCGGCATGGCTGGCGCGCTGCACGCCGCCCGACCGCTGGCGTTCGACCAACCACATGTGCGGGCCGGGTTACTGGTTCTGGCTGATCCCGCTGGCGTCGGGCGCGCACTCGCTGGGCATCGTCTGCGATGCCGACATGCATCCGCTCGAGACCATGAACACCCATGCGAAGGCGATGGACTGGCTGCGCGAGCACCAGCCGCGCGTCGCCGAGTCGCTCGATCGCGAACAGCACACGCTGCAGGACTTCCTGTTCCTGCGGCACTTCTCCTACGACTGCACGCAGGTGTTCAGTGCCGACCGCTGGGCCATCACCGGCGAGGCCGGGTTGTTCCTGGATCCGTTCTATTCGCCGGGCAGCGATTTCATCGCGATCGCCAACACCTATATCTGCGACCTGGTGGCCAAGGACCTCGCCGGCGAGCCGTTCGCGCCCTACGCCGAGATCTACCAGCAGATGTATTTCTCGTTCTACGCCAACACGCTCACCCTCTACCAGGACCAGTACGCGCTGTTCGGCGATGCCCAGGTGATGCCGGTCAAGGTGATCTGGGACTACACCTATTACTGGTCGCTGCTGGCGCCGCTGTTCTTCTCCGGGCGCCTGACCGACCTGCGCACGATCGGGCGCCTGCGCCCGGTGTTCGCGACGGCCTCGGCCCTGAACCTGGCGATGCAGCCGCTGCTGCGTACCTGGGGCGAACGCAACCTGGCCGTCGAGGAGCCGGCAACGCGCCTGCTCGACCAGGCGCGGATCGACTGGTTCCACGCGTTGAACGGGGCGCTGGGGGAGTCACCCACCCTCGATGACGACGCCTTCGTGGCGGCGCTGGAGGCCAATGTCGAACGCATGCGCGTGCTGGCGGCGGAAATCCTCGACCGCGCACGGGACATGCACGCGGAGATCGATGCGAACGGATTGGAGGCGTTGGTGGCCGGCGCCCGTGGTCCCGCCCTGCTGGCGCCGCACTGGTACGGCGAGGCCGTCGCCGCCTGA
- a CDS encoding glycosyltransferase family 2 protein has protein sequence MSDPARLHRGNVAVVIPALNESLRIREVVTGALAECDRVIVIDDGSNDGTADLVADLPVTVLRHPQRLGKGASLRDGFAEALRQGARAVLTMDGDGQHSAADIPRLIASANRHPDAIIVGARLRKRSCQPWYRRLGNDFGDWGIAIGCGYRLVDSQSGQRLYPAAVCALRDVPGEGFVFEAQMLISAARELGMRVVALPVETRYAVPGAGVQFRKSHFRLWHDLYSITSHVVGQVLDQGQLLRRYRTTRANPPLIDDSDTPPEAAPLRAGHPTHTG, from the coding sequence ATGTCTGATCCGGCGCGCCTGCACCGCGGCAACGTCGCGGTGGTGATTCCCGCGCTCAACGAGTCCTTGCGCATCCGCGAGGTCGTCACCGGTGCGCTGGCGGAGTGCGATCGCGTGATCGTCATCGACGACGGTTCCAACGACGGCACCGCCGACCTCGTCGCCGACCTGCCGGTCACCGTGCTGCGCCATCCGCAGCGGCTGGGCAAGGGCGCCAGCCTGCGCGACGGCTTTGCCGAAGCGCTGCGCCAGGGCGCGCGCGCGGTGCTGACCATGGACGGCGACGGCCAGCATTCGGCGGCCGATATCCCGCGCCTGATCGCCTCCGCCAACCGCCATCCGGACGCCATCATCGTCGGCGCGCGGCTGCGCAAGCGCAGCTGCCAACCCTGGTATCGGCGGCTGGGCAACGACTTCGGCGACTGGGGCATCGCCATCGGCTGCGGCTACCGGCTGGTGGATTCGCAGAGCGGCCAGCGCCTGTATCCGGCCGCGGTCTGCGCGCTGCGCGACGTGCCCGGCGAGGGCTTCGTGTTCGAGGCGCAGATGCTGATCTCCGCCGCGCGCGAGCTCGGCATGCGGGTGGTCGCGCTGCCGGTGGAAACCCGTTACGCAGTGCCCGGGGCCGGCGTGCAGTTCCGCAAGAGCCACTTCCGCCTGTGGCACGACCTCTACTCGATCACCTCGCACGTGGTCGGCCAGGTGCTCGACCAGGGCCAGCTGCTGCGCCGCTACCGCACCACGCGCGCCAATCCACCGCTGATCGACGACTCCGACACCCCGCCCGAGGCCGCACCGCTGCGTGCCGGGCACCCCACGCACACCGGATGA
- a CDS encoding beta-ketoacyl-[acyl-carrier-protein] synthase family protein codes for MPLSTDPAPIEALAIRAYTATTALGRGRQAQADALAARRAGLRRNDFGADPLDTWIGRVDGLEDAALPPALAAWECRNNRLAWLALQQDGLMAAVEAVRTRHGADRVAIVIGTSTSSIGATEEAYARAVDSVVPADLQRPAVHQPHSLGGFVQAATGLAGPSITVATACSSSAKVFAQAARLIQAGIVDAALVGGVDTLCGSVLFGFNSLGLVSAQPARPFDRDRDGLSLGEAGGFAVLERDDGSATLRLCGYGESSDAHHMSAPHPEGLGARLAMGDALARAAIAPDQVGYLNLHGTATPANDAVEARAIDALFGDGLHASSTKGWTGHTLGAAGIVESVFALIALEDGLLPGTLNSQVPDTACGPQLRFDNAQRRIDYAMNNSFGFGGNNCSLVFGRA; via the coding sequence ATGCCGTTGTCCACTGATCCGGCGCCGATCGAGGCGCTCGCCATCCGCGCATACACCGCCACCACCGCCCTCGGCCGCGGACGCCAGGCGCAGGCCGATGCCCTGGCGGCGCGGCGTGCGGGCCTGCGCCGCAACGACTTCGGCGCCGATCCGCTCGACACTTGGATCGGCCGCGTGGACGGGCTCGAGGATGCCGCGCTGCCACCGGCGCTGGCGGCATGGGAATGCCGCAACAACCGTCTTGCCTGGCTGGCCCTGCAGCAGGACGGGCTGATGGCAGCGGTGGAAGCGGTGCGCACGCGCCACGGCGCCGACCGCGTCGCGATCGTCATCGGCACGTCCACCTCGAGCATCGGCGCCACCGAGGAAGCCTATGCCCGCGCGGTGGACAGCGTGGTGCCGGCGGACCTGCAGCGCCCCGCCGTGCACCAGCCGCATTCGCTGGGCGGCTTCGTGCAGGCCGCGACGGGGCTCGCCGGACCCAGCATCACCGTGGCCACCGCCTGTTCGTCCAGCGCCAAGGTGTTCGCGCAGGCGGCGCGGCTGATCCAGGCCGGCATCGTCGACGCGGCACTGGTCGGCGGCGTCGACACCCTGTGCGGCAGCGTGCTGTTCGGCTTCAACTCGCTGGGCCTGGTGTCGGCGCAGCCGGCACGCCCGTTCGACCGCGACCGCGACGGCCTGTCGCTCGGCGAGGCCGGCGGCTTCGCGGTGCTCGAGCGCGACGATGGCAGCGCGACGCTGCGCCTGTGCGGCTATGGCGAATCCAGCGACGCCCACCACATGTCGGCACCGCACCCGGAAGGCCTCGGGGCGCGGCTGGCGATGGGCGATGCGCTCGCACGCGCGGCGATCGCGCCGGACCAGGTCGGGTACCTCAACCTGCACGGCACCGCGACCCCGGCCAACGATGCGGTGGAAGCGCGCGCGATCGATGCGCTGTTCGGCGATGGACTGCACGCCAGCTCCACCAAGGGCTGGACCGGGCACACGCTGGGCGCGGCCGGCATCGTCGAATCGGTGTTCGCGCTGATCGCGCTGGAAGACGGCCTGCTGCCGGGCACGCTCAACAGCCAGGTGCCGGATACCGCCTGCGGGCCGCAGCTGCGCTTCGACAACGCGCAGCGTCGCATCGACTATGCAATGAACAACTCGTTCGGCTTCGGCGGCAACAACTGCTCGCTGGTGTTCGGGCGCGCATGA
- a CDS encoding phosphotransferase, whose protein sequence is MIDRDTLLGLVPHQGAMCLWDRVLDWDDTRIRLASATHRDPSHPLRGAHGLRAVHLCEYGAQAMAVHGGLRGRAAGLPVRPGMLVALRGIRLHVPYVDALDGELTGEAEAVAEGADSQQYAFRILHGEQVLAEGRAAVMLG, encoded by the coding sequence ATGATCGATCGCGACACGTTGCTGGGCCTGGTCCCGCACCAGGGTGCGATGTGCCTTTGGGACCGCGTGCTCGACTGGGACGACACCCGCATCCGTCTGGCCAGCGCCACGCACCGTGATCCTTCTCATCCGCTGCGCGGCGCACATGGTCTGCGCGCGGTGCATCTGTGCGAATACGGGGCGCAGGCGATGGCCGTGCACGGCGGCCTGCGTGGTCGCGCCGCGGGTTTGCCGGTGCGTCCGGGGATGCTGGTGGCGCTGCGCGGGATCAGGCTGCACGTACCGTACGTCGATGCACTCGACGGCGAACTCACTGGCGAGGCCGAAGCGGTGGCCGAAGGTGCCGACAGCCAGCAGTACGCATTCCGCATCCTCCATGGCGAGCAGGTGCTGGCCGAAGGGCGCGCGGCGGTGATGCTGGGTTGA
- a CDS encoding S9 family peptidase: MRSMFAAAAVMLAIAATSPAAERRLTLEAITGDAPLSGPTLMKPQVAPDGSRVTFLRGKDADRNRLDLWEYHVDSGETRMLVDSATVLPGEETLSDEEKARRERQRIAGLSGIVDYQWSPDAATLLFPLGGELYLYDLAQQGAAAVRRLTDGGGFATDPKISPRGGYVSFVRARNLWVIELASGTERQLTFDGSDSIGNGVAEFVADEEMGRHTGYWWAPDDSAIAYARIDESPVPVQKRPEVYADRTEIVEQRYPAAGDDNVRVQLFVVAPDAEKPAARGIDLGRNPDIYLARVQWRDPQRLTFQRQSRDQQTLELIEVALADGRQRTLVTETSDTWVPLHDNLHFLRDGRFVWGSERSGFEHLYLASEDGRALTPLTSGEWVVDGLLAVDEDRGLAWFAGTRDDATQRHVYSVPLAGGEPTRLTRASGMHNASFARNASVFVDSWSNTTTPPQIDLLHADGRPIATLVANDLADPQHPYAPFRAAHLPTRFGTLPAADGTTELHYSLIRPADFDPSKRYPVVVFVYGGPAAQTVLDSWPGRADAFFNQYLAQQGYVVFSLDNRGTPRRGKAFGGSLYRRQGTVEIDDQLAGIEWLRAQPWVDADRIGVHGWSNGGYMTLLLLAKAPDAYACGIAGAPVADWALYDTHYTERYMHLPEDNPDGYREASVFTHAGNIRPGALLLVHGMADDNVLFSNSTQLMGQLQQAGIPFELMTYPGAKHGLRGADALHRYRIGEAFLGRCLTR; this comes from the coding sequence ATGCGTTCGATGTTCGCCGCTGCCGCCGTGATGCTTGCCATCGCCGCCACCTCACCCGCCGCCGAGCGCAGGCTCACCCTGGAAGCGATCACCGGCGACGCGCCGCTCTCCGGCCCAACCCTGATGAAGCCGCAGGTCGCGCCGGACGGCTCGCGGGTGACCTTCCTGCGCGGCAAGGACGCCGACCGCAACCGGCTCGACCTGTGGGAATACCACGTCGACAGCGGCGAAACCCGGATGCTGGTCGATTCGGCGACGGTGTTGCCGGGCGAGGAGACCCTCAGCGACGAGGAGAAGGCGCGGCGCGAGCGCCAGCGCATTGCCGGGCTGTCGGGCATCGTCGACTACCAGTGGTCGCCCGATGCGGCGACGCTGCTGTTTCCGCTTGGTGGCGAGCTCTACCTCTACGACCTGGCGCAGCAGGGCGCGGCTGCGGTGCGCCGGCTCACCGACGGCGGCGGCTTCGCCACCGACCCGAAGATCTCGCCGCGCGGTGGCTACGTGAGCTTCGTGCGCGCGCGCAACCTGTGGGTGATCGAGCTCGCCTCCGGCACCGAACGCCAGCTGACCTTCGACGGCAGCGACAGCATCGGCAACGGCGTGGCCGAGTTCGTCGCCGACGAGGAAATGGGCCGCCACACCGGTTACTGGTGGGCGCCCGACGATTCCGCGATCGCCTATGCGCGCATCGATGAATCCCCGGTGCCGGTGCAGAAGCGCCCGGAGGTCTACGCGGACCGCACCGAGATCGTGGAGCAGCGTTATCCGGCCGCGGGCGACGACAACGTGCGCGTGCAGCTGTTCGTGGTCGCGCCGGACGCGGAGAAGCCTGCCGCACGCGGGATCGACCTGGGCAGGAACCCGGACATCTACCTCGCCCGCGTGCAGTGGCGAGATCCGCAGCGGCTCACCTTCCAGCGCCAGTCGCGCGACCAGCAGACGCTGGAACTGATCGAAGTGGCGCTCGCTGACGGCCGCCAGCGCACGCTCGTCACCGAGACGTCCGACACCTGGGTGCCGCTGCACGACAACCTGCACTTCCTGCGTGACGGCCGCTTCGTCTGGGGCTCCGAGCGCAGCGGGTTCGAACACCTGTACCTCGCCTCGGAAGACGGCCGCGCGCTGACGCCGCTCACCTCCGGCGAATGGGTGGTCGATGGCCTGCTCGCCGTCGACGAAGACCGCGGCCTCGCCTGGTTCGCCGGCACCCGCGACGACGCCACCCAGCGCCACGTCTATTCGGTGCCGCTGGCCGGTGGCGAGCCGACCCGGCTGACCCGCGCATCCGGCATGCACAACGCGAGCTTCGCGCGCAATGCCAGCGTGTTCGTCGACAGCTGGTCGAACACCACGACGCCGCCGCAGATCGACCTGCTGCATGCCGATGGCCGCCCGATCGCCACCCTCGTCGCCAACGACCTTGCCGATCCGCAGCACCCGTACGCGCCGTTCCGCGCCGCGCACCTGCCGACCCGGTTCGGCACCCTGCCCGCCGCCGACGGCACCACCGAACTGCACTACAGCCTGATCCGACCGGCGGACTTCGATCCGTCGAAGCGCTATCCGGTGGTGGTGTTCGTCTATGGCGGCCCCGCCGCGCAGACGGTGCTCGACAGCTGGCCCGGGCGCGCCGACGCGTTCTTCAACCAGTACCTCGCCCAGCAGGGTTACGTGGTGTTCTCGCTCGACAACCGCGGCACGCCGCGGCGCGGCAAGGCCTTCGGTGGCTCGCTGTACCGTCGCCAGGGCACCGTGGAGATCGACGACCAGCTGGCCGGCATCGAATGGCTGCGCGCGCAGCCGTGGGTGGATGCGGACCGCATCGGCGTGCACGGCTGGTCGAATGGCGGCTACATGACGCTGCTGCTGCTGGCCAAGGCCCCGGACGCCTATGCCTGCGGCATTGCCGGCGCACCGGTTGCCGACTGGGCGCTCTACGACACCCATTACACCGAGCGCTACATGCACCTGCCCGAGGACAACCCGGACGGCTATCGCGAGGCCAGCGTGTTCACCCACGCCGGCAACATCCGCCCGGGTGCGCTGTTGCTGGTCCACGGCATGGCCGACGACAACGTGCTGTTCTCCAACTCCACCCAGCTGATGGGCCAGCTGCAGCAGGCCGGGATCCCGTTCGAGCTGATGACCTATCCCGGTGCCAAGCACGGCCTGCGCGGCGCCGATGCGCTGCACCGTTACCGCATCGGCGAGGCGTTCCTGGGGCGCTGCCTGACGCGCTGA
- a CDS encoding beta-ketoacyl synthase chain length factor, with amino-acid sequence MNPLDARIAGIGFWASGLPSWEAAQAFVADGRLPDAAPRRPSPELLAPNERRRAPESVAVALEVALAATRAAGHDPTTLASIFTSGHGDFAITGYMCETLADDPRAISPIRFHNSVHNAAAGYWTIGAGCTATTTAISAGPATFAQGLLEALVQLATGTPAVLLVAYDVESSGLLGTLTPSRGLLGGALVLTRADAGDGPLLRASLRTGAGAPPEGPLALRLRDNAMAPMLPLFDALAAGAGRVLLDAGAAQALEVEVEGMHV; translated from the coding sequence ATGAATCCGCTCGACGCCCGCATCGCCGGGATCGGTTTCTGGGCCAGTGGGCTGCCGTCGTGGGAGGCCGCGCAGGCATTCGTCGCCGATGGCCGCCTGCCGGACGCCGCGCCGCGCCGCCCGTCGCCGGAACTGCTGGCGCCCAACGAACGCCGCCGCGCACCGGAATCGGTGGCGGTGGCGCTGGAGGTCGCGCTCGCGGCCACTCGCGCGGCGGGCCACGACCCGACGACGCTGGCGTCGATCTTCACCTCCGGCCACGGCGATTTCGCGATCACCGGCTATATGTGCGAGACGCTCGCCGACGATCCACGCGCGATCTCGCCGATCCGCTTCCACAACTCGGTGCACAACGCCGCAGCGGGCTACTGGACCATCGGTGCCGGCTGCACCGCCACCACCACCGCGATCAGCGCCGGCCCGGCGACGTTTGCGCAGGGCCTGCTCGAAGCCCTCGTGCAGCTGGCCACCGGCACCCCGGCGGTGCTGCTGGTGGCCTATGACGTCGAGTCGAGCGGCCTGCTGGGCACGCTGACACCGAGCCGTGGCCTGCTGGGGGGTGCGCTGGTACTCACCCGTGCGGACGCCGGGGACGGCCCGCTGCTGCGCGCTTCGCTGCGGACCGGCGCGGGCGCCCCGCCGGAAGGTCCGCTGGCGTTGCGCTTGCGCGACAACGCGATGGCACCGATGCTGCCGTTGTTCGATGCACTCGCCGCCGGTGCCGGACGCGTGTTGCTCGACGCCGGCGCGGCACAGGCCCTGGAGGTTGAAGTGGAGGGGATGCATGTCTGA